One window of the Klebsiella oxytoca genome contains the following:
- the sdhD gene encoding succinate dehydrogenase membrane anchor subunit: MVSNASALGRNGVHDFILVRATAIVLTLYIIYMVGFFATTGEISWEVWTGFFSSAFTKVFTLLALVSILIHAWIGMWQVLTDYVKPLAVRLILQLIIVVALVAYVLYGFVVVWGV; encoded by the coding sequence ATGGTAAGCAACGCCTCAGCACTAGGACGCAACGGCGTACATGACTTTATTCTGGTCCGCGCTACCGCAATCGTTCTGACCCTCTACATCATCTACATGGTCGGCTTTTTTGCCACCACCGGTGAAATCTCATGGGAAGTCTGGACAGGCTTTTTCTCCTCCGCGTTTACAAAAGTCTTTACCCTGCTGGCTCTCGTTTCGATTCTGATCCACGCGTGGATTGGAATGTGGCAGGTGTTAACGGACTACGTTAAACCACTGGCCGTGCGCTTGATTCTGCAACTGATTATCGTTGTTGCGCTGGTGGCTTACGTTCTTTATGGATTTGTTGTGGTGTGGGGTGTGTAA
- the sdhA gene encoding succinate dehydrogenase flavoprotein subunit: protein MKLPVREFDAVVIGAGGAGMRAALQISQSGQTCALLSKVFPTRSHTVSAQGGITVALGNTHEDNWEWHMYDTVKGSDYIGDQDAIEYMCKTGPEAILELDHMGLPFSRLENGTIYQRPFGGQSKNFGGEQAARTAAAADRTGHALLHTLYQQNLKNHTTIFSEWYALDLVKNADGAVVGCTALSIETGEVVYFKARATVLATGGAGRIYQSTTNAHINTGDGVGMAIRAGVPVQDMEMWQFHPTGIAGAGVLVTEGCRGEGGYLLNKHGERFMERYAPNAKDLAGRDVVARSIMIEIREGRGCDGPWGPHAKLKLDHLGKEVLESRLPGILELSRTFAHVDPVKEPIPVIPTCHYMMGGIPTKVSGQALTVNEKGEDVVIPGLFAVGEIACVSVHGANRLGGNSLLDLVVFGRAVGLHLQESIAEQGVLRDATDEEIDASLERLNRWNGNRNGEDPVEIRKALQECMQHNFSVFREGDAMAKGLEQLKAIRERLKNARLDDTSSEFNTQRVECLELDNLMETAYATAMSANFRTESRGAHSRFDFPDRDDENWLCHSLYLPESESMTRRSVNMEPKLRPAFPPKIRTY, encoded by the coding sequence ATGAAATTGCCTGTCAGAGAATTTGATGCAGTCGTAATTGGTGCCGGTGGCGCAGGTATGCGCGCGGCGCTGCAGATTTCCCAGAGTGGCCAGACCTGTGCGTTGCTCTCAAAAGTTTTCCCGACCCGTTCCCATACCGTATCCGCGCAGGGTGGTATCACCGTCGCGCTCGGTAATACCCATGAAGATAACTGGGAATGGCATATGTACGACACCGTTAAGGGGTCGGACTACATTGGCGATCAGGACGCCATCGAATATATGTGTAAAACCGGCCCGGAAGCGATTCTCGAGCTGGACCATATGGGACTGCCGTTCTCCCGTCTTGAAAATGGCACTATTTATCAGCGTCCGTTCGGCGGCCAGTCGAAAAACTTCGGCGGCGAGCAGGCGGCACGTACCGCTGCGGCGGCAGACCGTACCGGTCACGCCCTGCTGCATACCCTTTATCAACAGAACCTGAAAAACCACACCACGATTTTCTCCGAATGGTATGCGCTGGATCTGGTGAAAAATGCCGATGGCGCAGTAGTCGGTTGTACCGCTCTGAGCATCGAAACCGGTGAAGTGGTTTACTTCAAAGCCCGCGCGACCGTGCTGGCAACCGGCGGCGCAGGCCGTATTTACCAGTCCACTACTAACGCGCATATCAATACCGGCGACGGCGTGGGTATGGCTATCCGTGCCGGTGTTCCGGTACAGGATATGGAGATGTGGCAGTTCCACCCGACCGGTATCGCCGGTGCGGGCGTTCTGGTCACCGAAGGTTGCCGTGGTGAAGGCGGCTACCTGCTGAACAAACACGGCGAGCGCTTTATGGAGCGTTATGCGCCGAATGCGAAAGACCTGGCGGGTCGTGACGTGGTGGCGCGTTCCATCATGATTGAAATTCGTGAAGGTCGCGGCTGTGACGGTCCTTGGGGCCCGCACGCCAAGCTTAAGCTTGACCACCTGGGTAAAGAAGTCCTCGAATCCCGTCTGCCGGGTATCCTGGAACTCTCTCGTACCTTTGCCCACGTCGACCCGGTTAAAGAGCCGATTCCGGTTATCCCAACCTGCCACTATATGATGGGCGGAATTCCGACCAAAGTAAGCGGCCAGGCGCTGACCGTAAACGAGAAGGGCGAAGACGTGGTGATTCCTGGGCTGTTCGCGGTCGGCGAAATCGCCTGCGTATCGGTACACGGCGCAAACCGTCTGGGCGGCAACTCGCTGCTTGACCTGGTGGTCTTTGGTCGCGCGGTGGGTCTGCATCTGCAGGAATCGATTGCCGAGCAGGGCGTCCTGCGCGATGCGACGGACGAAGAGATCGACGCTTCTCTGGAACGTCTGAACCGCTGGAACGGCAACCGTAACGGTGAAGACCCGGTCGAAATCCGCAAAGCGCTGCAGGAATGTATGCAGCATAACTTCTCAGTATTCCGCGAAGGGGATGCGATGGCGAAGGGTCTTGAGCAGCTGAAAGCCATCCGCGAGCGCCTGAAAAACGCCCGTCTGGATGACACTTCCAGCGAATTCAATACCCAGCGCGTTGAGTGCCTGGAGCTGGATAACCTGATGGAAACCGCTTACGCCACCGCGATGTCCGCCAACTTCCGTACCGAAAGCCGTGGTGCCCATAGCCGCTTCGACTTCCCGGATCGTGATGATGAAAACTGGCTGTGCCATTCCCTGTATCTGCCAGAGTCGGAATCCATGACGCGTCGTAGCGTCAATATGGAACCGAAACTGCGTCCGGCGTTCCCGCCGAAGATTCGTACTTATTAA
- the sdhB gene encoding succinate dehydrogenase iron-sulfur subunit SdhB, giving the protein MKLEFSVYRYNPDVDDAPRMQDYTLEAEEGRDMMLLDALIQLKEKDPSLSFRRSCREGVCGSDGLNMNGKNGLACITPISALNQPGKKIVIRPLPGLPVIRDLVVDMGQFYAQYEKIKPYLLNNGQNPPAREHLQSPEQREKLDGLYECILCACCSTSCPSFWWNPDKFIGPAGLLAAYRFLIDSRDTETSERLEGLSDAFSVFRCHSIMNCVSVCPKGLNPTRAIGHIKSMLLQRSA; this is encoded by the coding sequence ATGAAACTCGAGTTTTCAGTTTATCGTTATAACCCGGACGTAGACGATGCTCCGCGCATGCAGGATTACACCCTGGAAGCGGAAGAGGGTCGCGATATGATGCTGCTGGATGCGTTAATCCAGCTAAAAGAAAAAGATCCGTCTCTGTCGTTCCGCCGCTCCTGCCGTGAAGGGGTATGTGGTTCCGACGGCCTGAACATGAACGGCAAGAACGGTCTGGCGTGCATTACGCCGATCTCCGCGCTGAATCAGCCGGGCAAGAAAATTGTTATCCGTCCGCTGCCAGGATTACCGGTTATCCGTGATTTGGTGGTAGACATGGGGCAATTCTATGCACAATATGAGAAGATTAAGCCTTACTTATTGAATAATGGGCAAAATCCTCCTGCTCGCGAGCATCTGCAGTCGCCAGAGCAGCGTGAGAAACTCGACGGTTTGTACGAGTGTATTCTCTGCGCATGTTGTTCAACTTCATGCCCGTCGTTCTGGTGGAATCCGGATAAGTTTATCGGCCCGGCTGGCCTGCTGGCCGCGTATCGCTTCCTGATCGACAGCCGCGATACCGAAACCAGCGAGCGCCTCGAAGGGCTGAGCGATGCTTTCAGCGTATTCCGCTGTCACAGCATCATGAACTGCGTCAGTGTATGTCCTAAGGGGCTGAACCCGACGCGCGCCATCGGCCATATTAAGTCGATGCTGCTGCAGCGCAGTGCGTAA